A genomic stretch from Gorilla gorilla gorilla isolate KB3781 chromosome 20, NHGRI_mGorGor1-v2.1_pri, whole genome shotgun sequence includes:
- the ZNF333 gene encoding zinc finger protein 333 isoform X3 gives MQDLLEEASSRDMQMGPGLFLRMQLVPSIEERETPWTREDRPALQEPPWSPGCTGLEAAVQIQRVVIPVPTLGHRNPWVARDSAVPARDPAWLQEDKVEEEAMAPGLPTACSQEPVTFADVAVVFTPEEWVFLDSTQRSLYRDVMLENYRNLASVADQLCKPNALSYLEERGEQWTTDRGVLSDTCAEPQCQPQEAIPSQDTFTEILSIDVKGEQPQPGEKLYKYNELEKPFNSIEPLFQYQRIHAGEASYECQEIRNSFFQSAHLIVPEKIRSGDKSYACNKCEKSFRYSSDLIRHEKTHTAEKCFDCQECGQAFKYSSNLRRHMRTHTGEKPFECSQCGKTFTRNFNLILHQRNHTGEKPYECKDCGKAFNQPSSLRSHVRTHTGEKPFECSQCGKAFREHSSLKTHLRTHTREKPYECNQCGKPFRTSTHLNVHKRIHTGEKLYECGTCGQVLSRLSTLKSHMRTHTGEKPYVCQECGRAFSEPSSLRKHARTHSGKKPYACQECGRAFGQSSHLIVHVRTHSAGRPYQCNQCEKAFRHSSSLTVHKRTHVGRENIRNGSLPLSMSHPYCGPLAN, from the exons ATGCAGGATCTTTTGGAAGAAGCATCCTCCAGGGACATGCAAATG GGGCCGGGGCTGTTCCTGAGGATGCAGCTGGTGCCCTCCATAGAAGAGAGGGAGACACCATGGACTCGAGAGGACCGGCCAGCTCTCCAGGAGCCGCCTTGGTCTCCGGGATGCACG GGACTGGAGGCCGCTGTGCAGATTCAGAGGGTGGTGATACCAGTGCCTACACTGGGCCACCGCAACCCATGGGTGGCCAGGGATTCTG CTGTGCCTGCACGTGACCCTGCCTGGCTTCAGGAGGACAAAGTGGAGGAAGAAGCTATGGCTCCTGGGCTGCCAACCGCCTGTTCACAG GAACCAGTCACCTTTGCAGATGTGGCTGTGGTGTTCACCCCAGAAGAATGGGTGTTTCTGGACTCTACTCAGAGGAGCCTGTATAGAGATGTGATGCTGGAGAACTACAGGAACCTGGCCTCTGTGG CTGATCAACTGTGCAAACCCAATGCGTTGTCTTATTTGGAAGAAAGAGGAGAGCAGTGGACCACTGACAGGGGCGTCCTCTCAGACACCTGTGCAG AACCTCAATGTCAACCCCAAGAGGCAATTCCTAGCCAAGATACTTTTACGGAGATCCTGTCCATTGATGTGAAAGGG GAGCAACCTCAGCCTGGAGAAAAACTCTATAAATATAATGAACTTGAGAAACCTTTTAACAGCATCGAACCACTTTTCCAGTACCAGAGAATTCATGCTGGAGAGGCGTCCTATGAATGTCAAGAGATTAGAAATTCCTTCTTCCAGAGTGCCCACCTAATTGTGCCCGAGAAAATCCGTAGTGGGGATAAAtcctatgcatgtaacaaatgtGAAAAATCCTTCAGATACAGCTCTGACCTTATCAGGCATGAGAAGACTCATACTGCAGAGAAGTGCTTTGACTGTCAAGAATGTGGGCAAGCCTTCAAATATTCCTCGAATCTCCGGCGACACATGAGAACCCATACCGGAGAGAAGCCATTTGAATGTAGTCAGTGTGGGAAAACCTTCACGAGGAACTTTAACCTGATTTTGCACCAGAGAAACCACACAGGAGAGAAGCCCTATGAGTGTAAAGattgtgggaaagccttcaatCAGCCATCATCCCTCAGGAGCCACGTgagaactcacactggagagaagcccttTGAATGCAGCcagtgtgggaaagccttcagggAACACTCTTCACTGAAGACACATCTGCGAACCCATACCAGAGAGAAACCATATGAATGCAACCAGTGTGGCAAGCCCTTCCGGACGAGCACTCATCTGAACGTGCACAAGAGGATACACACAGGGGAGAAACTGTATGAGTGTGGGACTTGCGGTCAGGTCTTGAGTCGTCTTTCAACCCTGAAGAGTCACATGcgaactcacactggagagaagccctatGTGTGCCAGGAATGTGGGCGAGCCTTCAGTGAGCCCTCATCCCTCAGGAAACATGCAAGGACTCACAGTGGCAAGAAGCCCTATGCATGCCAGGAATGCGGGCGAGCCTTTGGTCAGTCTTCACATCTTATTGTACATGTGAGAACACACAGTGCCGGGAGACCCTATCAATGTAATCAGTGTGAGAAAGCCTTCAGGCACAGCTCCTCACTCACTGTACACAAAAGAACCCACGTGGGAAGAGAGAACATTAGGAATGGCAGCCTGCCTTTATCCATGTCTCATCCATACTGTGGGCCCCTTGCTAATTAA
- the ZNF333 gene encoding zinc finger protein 333 isoform X2 gives MLDQCRTLASRGTPPCKPSCVSQLGQRAEPKATERGILHATGVAWESQLKPKELPSMQDLLEEASSRDMQMGPGLFLRMQLVPSIEERETPWTREDRPALQEPPWSPGCTGLEAAVQIQRVVIPVPTLGHRNPWVARDSAVPARDPAWLQEDKVEEEAMAPGLPTACSQEPVTFADVAVVFTPEEWVFLDSTQRSLYRDVMLENYRNLASVADQLCKPNALSYLEERGEQWTTDRGVLSDTCAEPQCQPQEAIPSQDTFTEILSIDVKGEQPQPGEKLYKYNELEKPFNSIEPLFQYQRIHAGEASYECQEIRNSFFQSAHLIVPEKIRSGDKSYACNKCEKSFRYSSDLIRHEKTHTAEKCFDCQECGQAFKYSSNLRRHMRTHTGEKPFECSQCGKTFTRNFNLILHQRNHTGEKPYECKDCGKAFNQPSSLRSHVRTHTGEKPFECSQCGKAFREHSSLKTHLRTHTREKPYECNQCGKPFRTSTHLNVHKRIHTGEKLYECGTCGQVLSRLSTLKSHMRTHTGEKPYVCQECGRAFSEPSSLRKHARTHSGKKPYACQECGRAFGQSSHLIVHVRTHSAGRPYQCNQCEKAFRHSSSLTVHKRTHVGRENIRNGSLPLSMSHPYCGPLAN, from the exons CCTGGGAATCTCAACTTAAACCCAAAGAGTTGCCTTCTATGCAGGATCTTTTGGAAGAAGCATCCTCCAGGGACATGCAAATG GGGCCGGGGCTGTTCCTGAGGATGCAGCTGGTGCCCTCCATAGAAGAGAGGGAGACACCATGGACTCGAGAGGACCGGCCAGCTCTCCAGGAGCCGCCTTGGTCTCCGGGATGCACG GGACTGGAGGCCGCTGTGCAGATTCAGAGGGTGGTGATACCAGTGCCTACACTGGGCCACCGCAACCCATGGGTGGCCAGGGATTCTG CTGTGCCTGCACGTGACCCTGCCTGGCTTCAGGAGGACAAAGTGGAGGAAGAAGCTATGGCTCCTGGGCTGCCAACCGCCTGTTCACAG GAACCAGTCACCTTTGCAGATGTGGCTGTGGTGTTCACCCCAGAAGAATGGGTGTTTCTGGACTCTACTCAGAGGAGCCTGTATAGAGATGTGATGCTGGAGAACTACAGGAACCTGGCCTCTGTGG CTGATCAACTGTGCAAACCCAATGCGTTGTCTTATTTGGAAGAAAGAGGAGAGCAGTGGACCACTGACAGGGGCGTCCTCTCAGACACCTGTGCAG AACCTCAATGTCAACCCCAAGAGGCAATTCCTAGCCAAGATACTTTTACGGAGATCCTGTCCATTGATGTGAAAGGG GAGCAACCTCAGCCTGGAGAAAAACTCTATAAATATAATGAACTTGAGAAACCTTTTAACAGCATCGAACCACTTTTCCAGTACCAGAGAATTCATGCTGGAGAGGCGTCCTATGAATGTCAAGAGATTAGAAATTCCTTCTTCCAGAGTGCCCACCTAATTGTGCCCGAGAAAATCCGTAGTGGGGATAAAtcctatgcatgtaacaaatgtGAAAAATCCTTCAGATACAGCTCTGACCTTATCAGGCATGAGAAGACTCATACTGCAGAGAAGTGCTTTGACTGTCAAGAATGTGGGCAAGCCTTCAAATATTCCTCGAATCTCCGGCGACACATGAGAACCCATACCGGAGAGAAGCCATTTGAATGTAGTCAGTGTGGGAAAACCTTCACGAGGAACTTTAACCTGATTTTGCACCAGAGAAACCACACAGGAGAGAAGCCCTATGAGTGTAAAGattgtgggaaagccttcaatCAGCCATCATCCCTCAGGAGCCACGTgagaactcacactggagagaagcccttTGAATGCAGCcagtgtgggaaagccttcagggAACACTCTTCACTGAAGACACATCTGCGAACCCATACCAGAGAGAAACCATATGAATGCAACCAGTGTGGCAAGCCCTTCCGGACGAGCACTCATCTGAACGTGCACAAGAGGATACACACAGGGGAGAAACTGTATGAGTGTGGGACTTGCGGTCAGGTCTTGAGTCGTCTTTCAACCCTGAAGAGTCACATGcgaactcacactggagagaagccctatGTGTGCCAGGAATGTGGGCGAGCCTTCAGTGAGCCCTCATCCCTCAGGAAACATGCAAGGACTCACAGTGGCAAGAAGCCCTATGCATGCCAGGAATGCGGGCGAGCCTTTGGTCAGTCTTCACATCTTATTGTACATGTGAGAACACACAGTGCCGGGAGACCCTATCAATGTAATCAGTGTGAGAAAGCCTTCAGGCACAGCTCCTCACTCACTGTACACAAAAGAACCCACGTGGGAAGAGAGAACATTAGGAATGGCAGCCTGCCTTTATCCATGTCTCATCCATACTGTGGGCCCCTTGCTAATTAA